The following nucleotide sequence is from Diospyros lotus cultivar Yz01 chromosome 3, ASM1463336v1, whole genome shotgun sequence.
GTTAGTTGCATGCAATAGCTCACAAAACATATCATCACTAGATAAACATAGAGAAATATGTCGTGGACCACTATAATCTCTTATCGTTAAGGTGATCTTTGATCTCATCTCTTTTAAATATGACTTTCTATTCAAGTTTTACCATATATATTCAAGTTTTACCATATATCACATCGTTTGGGTAAATTATACCACAACTCTCTAAATTTTATACTTCCTAACAAATTAATTACggtattttaatttgtatcacCATAGtgctaaactttaattcttgtTATAATCTAGtcattcttttgatttttttttatcaaaaattgttaatgaaaactaatgtaacatatattaatataaactcaaaaaatcatttaatgTTAAGATtaacataaattccataataaagtgattttgaaatttatatactAATGTCTACCATGTTAGCTctcgaaaaaaaaattgatgaaaaattaaaagaatgattaaattataacaaaaattaaaatttagtggttgtggtgacaaaaataaaagtataatgaTCAGCTTATTACAAAGTGCAAAATTTGAGAGTAACATTCGATATAGTGGATGAGTAGCTAacccaaaatttttagaatagGAGTAAAATCCGTCGACGTGAACCGGAAGCAAAGCCGGGTGACGGTTAGCGGGTACGTGAAGCCTAACAAGGTGTTAGAAAGAGTAAAGAGCACTGGAAAGAGGGCTGAGTTTTGGCCCTATGTGCCCTACAATTTGGTGTACTATCCTTATGTCCCTCAAGCTTATGACAAGAAGGCACCCTCCGGCTTTGTCAAGAACGTCGCTCAAGCACTGCCCAGCCCTAACGCACCTGTCGAGAGGCTCACTGCGCTCTTCAGCGATGAAAACCCAAATGCTTGTACCATTATGTGAAGCATTATGTGGAATTGGAGTTGGTTTCAAAGAGTTagcattttttctttaattttgaagataatattcaatttaacaTACTTATAGGTTTTGCTAATGTTTGGATAGAATTTGCTTGTTAAGTGACCCGTTTTATACGTTGGAAATGTTATTTGGACATTTCAATATTTGAAGTGATATTTGTGTATTGAAATATTGTATTATGTGTCGTatcaatacaaatattttttcaaatattttctcatctATTATCTGTTTGGTTatgtttacatttttttttcttttatttttttttttgaaatggtTATATGATAAATTATTCTTGTGAGAGGATAGTAGTGAACAAAAAGGCCTTTCATTGCTTTCATATTATGATGGATTAGTAATTGAAAATTAACATTTACTTTtctacaaaaatattattaaaattagatgacaattttttttttttatgattataaactatttttctataaatattcttattttttaataatgataattaataGGTTGTATGATATCCAGCATCACACACTACACAGAAGAAGggataaatatttattactaatgacacttgtataaaaatatgagaaatattaacttttattacaacaaaaattaaaaaatacaattttttttttttttaaaaaaaattgatctttgGTGCTCTTTTagtataaattttttcttttctttaaaaaaaaatagctatcAAACActtctattttagttttttttaaaaaaaatcatataataatTAAGGTAAATTATATTAATCA
It contains:
- the LOC127797295 gene encoding heavy metal-associated isoprenylated plant protein 21-like isoform X4, whose product is MGYLDHLSNLCTVNTRKSKNKVMQVDTLFLLLLLLLLLLLRGFIGWLTCSSPTTVEIKVKMDCDGCERRVKHAVSSMKGVKSVDVNRKQSRVTVSGYVKPNKVLERVKSTGKRAEFWPYVPYNLVYYPYVPQAYDKKAPSGFVKNVAQALPSPNAPVERLTALFSDENPNACTIM
- the LOC127797295 gene encoding heavy metal-associated isoprenylated plant protein 21-like isoform X1, with amino-acid sequence MGYLDHLSNLCTVNTRKSKNKVMQVDTLFLLLLLLLLLLLLLLLRGFIGWLTCSSPTTVEIKVKMDCDGCERRVKHAVSSMKGVKSVDVNRKQSRVTVSGYVKPNKVLERVKSTGKRAEFWPYVPYNLVYYPYVPQAYDKKAPSGFVKNVAQALPSPNAPVERLTALFSDENPNACTIM
- the LOC127797295 gene encoding heavy metal-associated isoprenylated plant protein 21-like isoform X2, which produces MGYLDHLSNLCTVNTRKSKNKVMQVDTLFLLLLLLLLLLLLLLRGFIGWLTCSSPTTVEIKVKMDCDGCERRVKHAVSSMKGVKSVDVNRKQSRVTVSGYVKPNKVLERVKSTGKRAEFWPYVPYNLVYYPYVPQAYDKKAPSGFVKNVAQALPSPNAPVERLTALFSDENPNACTIM
- the LOC127797295 gene encoding heavy metal-associated isoprenylated plant protein 21-like isoform X6, with the protein product MGYLDHLSNLCTVNTRKSKNKVMQTVEIKVKMDCDGCERRVKHAVSSMKGVKSVDVNRKQSRVTVSGYVKPNKVLERVKSTGKRAEFWPYVPYNLVYYPYVPQAYDKKAPSGFVKNVAQALPSPNAPVERLTALFSDENPNACTIM